In Cryptosporangium aurantiacum, the genomic window GACCCGCGTGGGCAGCCGCAGTGGGAGCGACGGACCGGGCGCCTGGACGCTACCCCGCCGGGCACCGTCCTACCGCCCATTGAATAAGTAGCCGCACAGAGGGTAGGCCTGTGCGCGGCGCCGGTGTCGTGCCACAGAGAGCGCTCGGGTCAGAACACATCCCGTGGACATGGCGAGCACCTCTCACCCGTTGACTCGTATGCCTATATAGGCATACGATTTTGCCATGGCACGAGCAGCAACGACCACAGATGCGTTCAACGCGATCGCCGAACCCCGACGCCGCGACATCATCGAGTGCCTCGCCCGGGGCGAGCTCGCCGTGGGCGGGTTGGTCGCTGCGCTCGGCCAGAGCCAGCCGCAGGTGTCCAAGCACCTACGGGTGCTCAGGGACGTCGGGATCGTGACCGTGCGGGATGCGGGCCGGCAACGCCTCTACCGGGTCAACGGAGCGGCGCTTCGGCCGGTGCACCAGTGGGCGTCGCAGTTCGAGCATCTGTGGAACCAGCGCTTCGATCGGATGGACCAGGTGCTGGCCGAGATGCCGGACGACGACAGCTGACTCGTGCGGCCCGACCCACTCTCACTCACCACGACCGAGGAGTGCGCATGAGCGAGACCAAGAGTGCCGCCGAGATCACCCTGCCCACGGACGAGCAGATCCTCATCACCCGGTACTTCGCCGCGTCCCCGGCGCGCGTCTTCCGGGTGTGGAGCACTCCCGAACTGGTGCGACAGTGGTGGAGCGGCGACCAGGGCGCCACGACCTCGGTGGAGATGGACTTCACGATCGGCGGCCGCTGGCGCTACGTCATGGTTGCCGAGGACGGTTCGCAGGTCGCCTTCCACGGCCAGTACCTCGATATCGTTCCGGACCGCACGATCGTCTACACCGAGGTCTTCGAGGCGCCCGGAGAGGTGCCGGGAGGTGCGCCCGACGGTGCGCCCGGCGAGGTGCCGACGAACACCGTGACGTTCGACCCCGACGGCGAGGGGACGTTGCTCCGGCTGCTGGTCCAGTGCCCCACCAAGGACCTCCGCGACATGATCATGAGCTCCGGTATGGAGGCGGGCGTGCAGGGACAGATGGATCTGATCGAGGAGCTGGCGGGATCCCACGCCTGAAGCGGCCCCGCGGATCAGCGGCGGGATACCTGATCAAGCCGCGCAGCGCCGACATGCACGCGGCGGCGTTGATCGCGGCGCCGGTTGGGTCAGGCGTGTGCGCGACACGCGCAGCTAGATACAACCTGTGATCGAACGCATGTTCTAGGCTGCGTGGGTGGATGGCGGATCGGTGGTCAGGCATGCGGACCTCGCTGCCTGCAACACTCACCGAGGCCCGCAACCAGCTGGCGCCAGGGCAGGAGTGGATCCGCGTCTTCCCGCCGACGGAGCGCTGAATGATCACCGGTGCCCAGCAACACTTGGTGGTCGAGGGGCGGCGTGGGGGTGCGGGGACGGGTTCGGTCAAGCTGTCCGAGGCAGAGACTCGGAGCAGGGCGCTGGTTCGCCGATTTTGACCGTTCGGGTGATCTGCCGTGGGCAAGCGCGATGGGAGCGACAAGTTGACTGAGGTCCGAGTCGAGTTACGCGGCGGCCCGGCCGGCTACACAACCGTGCCGGTCTACCGCGACAACCGTCACCAGCTTCCGGCGACGGTCGAGGTCGGGGTGACCGGCGGCATCCT contains:
- a CDS encoding ArsR/SmtB family transcription factor; amino-acid sequence: MARAATTTDAFNAIAEPRRRDIIECLARGELAVGGLVAALGQSQPQVSKHLRVLRDVGIVTVRDAGRQRLYRVNGAALRPVHQWASQFEHLWNQRFDRMDQVLAEMPDDDS
- a CDS encoding SRPBCC family protein, which encodes MSETKSAAEITLPTDEQILITRYFAASPARVFRVWSTPELVRQWWSGDQGATTSVEMDFTIGGRWRYVMVAEDGSQVAFHGQYLDIVPDRTIVYTEVFEAPGEVPGGAPDGAPGEVPTNTVTFDPDGEGTLLRLLVQCPTKDLRDMIMSSGMEAGVQGQMDLIEELAGSHA